TGGGAGACCCCACGTAGGACCCTACGCAGCTCCCCTCCACTTCCGCTTTGAAAGCGAGCAGATAGACCGGTAGCCGTGACGACCGTTTGGCGGAGACTTAGTGTCCAGGACTCGTCCGGAACCAAGGTGAGGACCTGAATGGAGCTGAAGGGACTTTCCCAACCCTCCCAGCAATAAAAGTGACCCATCCACATCCCACCCCTGTGATATGGCTCCCATGAGTCCCTCAGTGCTATCGGCTGAATGTGCTCTAGAGTGTCTCAGGCTAAGGCGTTGGTCTGAGGGGGTACCCTGGATTCTACCCCCGGAGAAGCTGTAGGTCCTAGAGGAGGGCCTTGAGGGCTGATGAGAAGACTTCGACACTGCAAGGGGGCCACTCTGAGCGGCCCCCTATACTGGGCTCTAGGACGGCCCGGGTAGAGCTGGCCAACAGTGGAGCCCCCTGGTGTCCACTGGAGCTGGTTTTGGGGAAGTGAGAGCCTTGCTCTAATGGAATAGACCCAGGTCAACAAAGGGACCTAGTCCTCAACAATATTAATGGCTGTGACGCTAGTGAGGATGGGGCTCCTCCCATAAGAAATGGAGCCACATAAAGCGCCAGTCCTATTTTCAGGACTGGGAGAATCAGGCGTTTTGACATGACACTTCCCAGGACATCTCAGGGAAGTGAGAGACCAGGTCAGTGGGGGCAGCCACAGGTTGGCAAGGGAGGGTTTACGGTTTCCTGGTGGATGGTGAGAACGTTGGGGGCTGTGGATGTTCCACACCACGTCATTCGGACCACATCTCCCTGTCTTCGTCCCTGGGAGACCTCAAGGATACATGTTGATTCCCATTGTGGGCTAATGGGGAAGTCAGGGTCTTGGTCTGAATGGAGTGGTCAACAGAGGGAGAAATCTTCCACCCTGTCATGAGTCAAATGTAGGCcttggttgcttctgtgtcctggccaTGGTAAAgactgctgcagtgaacatgagtACAGGTGTCTGTTTCCATTAGCGTTTCCTCAGGATATTTGCCCAGTAGTGGCATTGTTCGCTCAtgtgatagttttatttctagttttgatttttttttttttatgcaggGTGAGTTAAGTCTGAAAGAGGAAAGCcaatatcatgtattaatgcatatatagggaatccagaaagatggtactgatgaacctatttgcagggcagcctgGAGATGCAGACCTAGAGAACACACtcgtggacacagtaggggaaggagagggaggggcagattgagagagtaacattgaaaaGGTACATATaaccatatggaaaatagataaccagtgggaattAGTTTTATGACCAGGGAGCTTAAAGCCAGTGTTCTGTGATAACTTAAGAGGGGTGTGacgtgggagggagtttcaagatggaggagacataagataaacctatggctgattcatattgatatgtggcagaaactggtacaatattataaattaatattatagtattgtaaaaaataaatttatttccaaaaaGACATAtaggagaaaacagaagcaaaaatattttataccttGAATTGGGATCTTGTGAGGGTCCACAGGGACATCAACCTGCCTGTACCAGATTTTGTTCTCAGGAGACCGTGTTTGGTAAGATAAGATCATCTTCACTTCCTGCTTTTGGGACATGGAGTGACTGGCTTTTACTATCAAGCAGTCATCACTTCAAGAGAAAGTTGAGCTTCTCTACCAGGAGCTCAATAGGAACCTGAGGGAGTACTCAGTGCACCCATCCCAGCCCTCGGATTTCAGTCCAGGAAATCTCAGGGAAGGGCTATGATGCTCAGCACCTTCTTTACTGTTTTATACGAACTCTCCGGGAGGGGAAATATCTAGTCTGAAGGTGCAGACAGCAGCCTGCAAATGGATAATGGTGCCCAACATTTTAAGGAGCCAAGGTAAGGACCTTGCATGATGATCCCAATGAACTCAGgatagaaaagaccctaatgagcTCTCAGCACAGGTTATCTATCTCCTGGCAGGGAGGTGGACTGAGGCATCCCTTCACTTATCTCTGGATCATGGGGATGTCTAAAGTGTTTGCATCAGTGTAGCAGAGGGAACAGTGCCAAGGTTGCACCAGAACTTGACGTGATAATACTGAAGTAGAACTTAGAAAACCCCACTGCTGGCACCTGCTGTCACCTGAGTGAATCCAAAGCAGGGCTGAGAGGTcgcagaggaaaagaaaggcatcTATTCTTCCTCTGTGGGATTGTGTGGGGAAGGCTGAGCAGGAAAACAGGGGCCTTGTGGGTTCCTAGGGCAGTGTCCTCAAAGACACCAGCAGAGGCGGCCTTTGATTAAGCCAATGCAGAATCTCCCTGTTTTAAGGTGCTCATGTCACCTCATTCTCCATCCTCCAGGTGCCCCAACCTCCTGTCTGTTGGCCCAGACTCTTGCCTGCGGTCCCTGACCACAGCCATCATGCCTCGTGGGCAGAAGAGTAAGCACCGTGCTCGTGAGAAACGTCGCCAGGCCCGAGCTGAGACCCAGGGTCTTCATGATCAGGCTACCACATCTGGGGGAGAAGAgaccacctcctcctcccctcctgatTCAGAGAGCAGTCCCTCAAGCTCATCTGCTGCTGGCACCTCCAAGGGGCCTCAGGGAGCCCAAGGCACCACCAGTGCTGCTGCAGGTGCTGTACGCAAAAGATCTGGTGTCGGGCACGCAACACCCTTGAGATCTGGTGTAGGTGCCGAGGGCCAAGTTCGGGAAGGGGAAAATTCCTCCCAGGCCTCAGCTGCTGCTGAGAGCTCTCATACAGATCTTCTGACCTGGAAGGCAGAGGTGTTGGTACAGTACATGCTGTGTAAGTATAAGATGAGGGCGCTCATTAAGAGGTCAGAAATGCTGAAGGCAGTCACTAGAAGGTACAGGGAGCAATTCCCTGAGATCCTTAGCCGGGCCTCTGAGCGCATGGAGCTGGTGTTTGGCCTGGTGCTGAAGGAAGTCAGGCCCAACAGTCACTGCTATACCCTGGTGAGCAACCTAGATCTCAGCGACAGTGAGTCTATGAGAGGTGACTGGGGGCTGCCGAAGAATGGTCTTCTGATGCCTCTGCTGGGTGTCATCTACCTGAATGGCAACCACGCCCCTGAGGAGAAGATCTGGAATTTCCTGAATATGCTGGGCATCTATGATGGAAGAAGTCACTTCATCTTTGGAGAGCCCAGGAAGCTCATCACAGAAGATCTGGTGCGAGAAGGGTATCTGGAGTACCGCCAGGTGCCCGGCAGTGATCCCCCTCGCTATGAGTTCCTGTGGGGTCCTAAATTGCTGACAGAAACCAGCAAGACGAAAGTCCTACAGTTTTTGGCGAAGGTCAAAGATTCGGGTCATACTGCCTTCCTGCCACAAAATGAGGAGGCTTGGAGAGAGGAGGTAGAGAGCACCGGAGACAGAGGTGCGGCCAGGGCTGGCCCTTCTGCCTCACTCAGGCCTGGCACTGCTGCCTCAGCCGCTGCTGGCCCTTCTGCTTCAGCCCGGCCTGGCACTGCATCCTCAACTGCTGCTGGTCCTTCTGCTTCAGTCCGGCCTGGCACTGCATCCTCAGCCGCTGCTGGCCCTTCTGCTTTGGCCACTGCACGCCCCAGGGCCAAGTCCAGCCGCTCATCTCGCCCTTAGTGTGGTCTGAAGCCCATTGTTCACTTTGTCGGTGGAGAAGCCCATCTGTGTTCCTGATATGCATCAGTAACTTGTTGACTTTATTTCCCCCAATTTTAAGTTCTTAAAATGCAAAAGAACCACACTAATAGAGGCTCAGAACATTAATACATTGTTAGGGAGATAGCGGAAATTTCTACAGTTTTTGGCTTGCTTTACTCTCTGGTTAGTCTCcctctttttaaatgtaaaagagaCATACTAGTCTCTGCTTATGCTTTATGGTTTTCAAGAATGTTTGAGAATATAAATTACAGCAAATGATTTATTCGTGGTTCTTCTTTTATCCAACCATTGAGAATCTTCTCTTCAGAAGTCTTCATGCTTGTACTGGTGATGTTTAGTCAAAAGAAGTCCTAGCCTCTGTGCATTCATGATAGTTTCTCAGAGATGCTGTCATTCT
The genomic region above belongs to Ovis canadensis isolate MfBH-ARS-UI-01 breed Bighorn chromosome X, ARS-UI_OviCan_v2, whole genome shotgun sequence and contains:
- the LOC138929886 gene encoding melanoma-associated antigen B2-like; this translates as MPRGQKSKHRAREKRRQARAETQGLHDQATTSGGEETTSSSPPDSESSPSSSSAAGTSKGPQGAQGTTSAAAGAVRKRSGVGHATPLRSGVGAEGQVREGENSSQASAAAESSHTDLLTWKAEVLVQYMLCKYKMRALIKRSEMLKAVTRRYREQFPEILSRASERMELVFGLVLKEVRPNSHCYTLVSNLDLSDSESMRGDWGLPKNGLLMPLLGVIYLNGNHAPEEKIWNFLNMLGIYDGRSHFIFGEPRKLITEDLVREGYLEYRQVPGSDPPRYEFLWGPKLLTETSKTKVLQFLAKVKDSGHTAFLPQNEEAWREEVESTGDRGAARAGPSASLRPGTAASAAAGPSASARPGTASSTAAGPSASVRPGTASSAAAGPSALATARPRAKSSRSSRP